In Brevibacillus brevis, a genomic segment contains:
- a CDS encoding Zn-dependent hydrolase has translation MINADRLWDRLMQLSEIGPQEAGGVTRLSFSPEERAAKNLVAGFMKEAGLAVREDEVGNLIGRKEGKNPEAPVVLVGSHLDSVPNGGNFDGPLGVLSGVEILQAMHEQGIETEHPIEVIAFTDEEGTRFGYGMIGSRGIAGLLRRSELEMRDEAGISIAEAMEKSGLDPAHIEGAAREPGSVKAYVELHIEQGKVLESRGLSVGVVSGVAGPLWLKFVLEGEAGHAGATPMSMRRDPLAAAAQVMLAIEREAAREEISVGTVGKLQVFPGGVNIIPGRVEFTLDLRDVDVAVRDKVEQAIMQEAEAICERRGVRLQVELLQRIDPAVCSTEIQSAIREACAAEGLETITLPSGAGHDCMQLTGLCPVGMIFARSKDGISHNPAEYTSKEDCANGAKVLYRTVLSLANGR, from the coding sequence ATGATCAATGCGGATCGATTGTGGGACCGGCTGATGCAGCTCAGCGAAATTGGCCCACAGGAGGCAGGAGGGGTGACGAGGCTGTCCTTTTCCCCGGAAGAGCGGGCGGCCAAGAATCTGGTCGCGGGCTTCATGAAAGAAGCGGGGCTCGCGGTGAGGGAAGACGAGGTAGGCAACCTGATCGGGCGCAAGGAAGGGAAAAACCCGGAGGCTCCTGTCGTGCTGGTCGGCTCCCATCTGGATTCCGTGCCGAACGGCGGCAACTTCGACGGACCGCTTGGCGTGCTGTCTGGCGTGGAGATTTTGCAAGCCATGCACGAGCAAGGGATCGAGACCGAGCATCCGATCGAGGTCATCGCGTTTACCGACGAGGAAGGGACCCGCTTCGGCTACGGCATGATCGGCAGTCGCGGCATCGCCGGTTTGCTTCGGCGAAGCGAGCTCGAGATGCGCGATGAGGCTGGGATCTCCATTGCGGAAGCGATGGAAAAAAGCGGACTGGACCCGGCGCACATCGAAGGGGCCGCGAGAGAGCCCGGCAGCGTGAAAGCTTATGTCGAGCTGCACATCGAGCAAGGGAAAGTGCTGGAGAGCCGCGGCCTGTCCGTGGGAGTGGTGAGCGGCGTAGCCGGACCGCTCTGGCTGAAGTTCGTGCTGGAGGGCGAAGCGGGCCATGCGGGCGCGACCCCGATGAGCATGCGGCGCGACCCGCTTGCAGCTGCGGCACAGGTCATGCTCGCCATCGAGCGGGAAGCGGCCCGAGAGGAAATCAGCGTGGGAACGGTCGGCAAGCTGCAAGTGTTCCCGGGCGGCGTGAACATCATTCCGGGACGGGTGGAATTCACACTCGACCTGCGTGACGTGGATGTGGCCGTGCGCGATAAAGTCGAACAGGCGATCATGCAGGAGGCGGAGGCGATCTGCGAAAGACGCGGCGTCCGTCTGCAAGTGGAGCTGCTGCAGCGGATCGATCCGGCCGTATGCTCGACAGAGATACAGTCTGCGATCCGCGAGGCGTGCGCGGCAGAGGGGCTGGAGACGATCACACTGCCGAGCGGTGCCGGTCACGACTGCATGCAGCTAACAGGGCTGTGCCCGGTGGGAATGATCTTCGCCCGCTCGAAAGATGGCATCAGCCACAATCCGGCGGAATACACCAGCAAGGAAGACTGCGCAAACGGCGCCAAGGTACTGTATCGTACCGTATTGTCGCTGGCGAATGGACGATAA
- a CDS encoding M20 family metallopeptidase, translating to MDTTATLNQAVQDIKQQVIEWRRYLHQHPELSFHEEKTAQYIYDTLVSFGNLEVTRPTKNSVMARLIGREPGKVLAMRADIDALAITEENDFEFISKNPGVMHACGHDGHTAMLLGTAKILSGMKDKIKGEIRFFFQHAEEIYPGGAEEMVQAGVMDGVDLVIGTHLWSTMEFGKVGICPGPMMAAPDTFWIHVYGKGGHAALPHQTIDSIAIASQVVTNLQHIVSRNTDPLDNLVLSVTKFVGGTTHNVIPGSVEICGTVRSFDKDLRESVPKLMERVIKGITEAHGATYEFTYEFGYRPVINDAEVTQLMEDVVVEALGEKWVERMRPTMGGEDFSAYQQKAPGCFFFVGAGNQAKGITYPHHHPRFTIDEDALEVGVKLFVHAASKVVLAGE from the coding sequence ATGGATACGACAGCAACACTCAACCAAGCGGTGCAAGATATCAAACAGCAAGTCATTGAATGGAGACGCTATTTGCATCAGCATCCCGAGCTTTCGTTTCACGAGGAGAAAACAGCGCAGTACATTTATGACACGCTCGTGTCCTTCGGCAATCTGGAGGTCACGCGCCCTACTAAAAACAGCGTCATGGCCCGCCTGATCGGACGTGAGCCGGGCAAGGTGCTGGCGATGCGGGCTGACATCGATGCCCTCGCTATCACGGAGGAAAACGACTTCGAATTTATCTCGAAAAACCCGGGCGTCATGCACGCCTGCGGCCACGACGGCCATACGGCGATGCTCCTTGGCACGGCGAAAATCTTGTCCGGGATGAAAGACAAGATCAAAGGCGAAATCCGCTTTTTCTTCCAGCATGCAGAGGAAATCTATCCGGGCGGCGCTGAGGAAATGGTGCAGGCAGGAGTCATGGATGGCGTCGATCTGGTCATCGGTACCCACCTGTGGTCGACCATGGAGTTCGGCAAGGTCGGGATCTGCCCCGGACCGATGATGGCGGCACCGGACACGTTCTGGATCCATGTATACGGGAAAGGAGGCCACGCCGCGCTGCCGCATCAGACGATCGACAGTATCGCGATCGCCTCGCAGGTGGTGACCAACCTGCAGCACATCGTCTCCCGCAACACCGATCCGCTGGACAATCTCGTCCTTTCCGTGACGAAATTCGTGGGGGGAACCACGCACAACGTCATTCCGGGCTCTGTTGAAATTTGCGGAACGGTACGAAGCTTCGACAAAGATCTGCGCGAATCCGTCCCGAAATTGATGGAGCGAGTGATCAAAGGAATTACCGAGGCGCACGGCGCCACGTACGAGTTCACCTACGAATTCGGCTATCGCCCGGTCATCAATGACGCCGAAGTCACACAGCTGATGGAAGACGTCGTCGTCGAAGCGCTGGGAGAAAAGTGGGTCGAGCGCATGCGCCCGACGATGGGCGGGGAAGATTTCTCTGCCTACCAGCAAAAGGCTCCGGGCTGCTTCTTCTTCGTCGGGGCGGGCAACCAGGCAAAAGGCATCACGTATCCGCACCACCATCCCCGTTTCACCATCGACGAGGATGCGCTGGAAGTCGGCGTAAAACTGTTCGTCCATGCGGCAAGCAAAGTCGTCCTGGCCGGCGAATAA
- a CDS encoding MerR family transcriptional regulator → MGNVIELVSRERTYTGREVAELLGIGASTLRKWSMLLEQHGYWFLRDNQNWREYRRADIAVLQRFYQLTKDELLSQEEAALLLVNQEESEAPSPATVSASLETATAPAPRIQPQTSPLELQVRELAAHVKRQDAAHEALLERIEKQEAYIRSSLKERDRRLTKAMSDIMDAKAQIAKMKEEKRKTSIWHKLLRLN, encoded by the coding sequence ATGGGCAATGTCATCGAACTGGTCTCGAGGGAGCGTACGTATACCGGCAGGGAGGTCGCCGAGCTACTGGGGATCGGCGCCAGCACCCTGCGCAAGTGGAGCATGCTGCTGGAGCAGCACGGTTACTGGTTTCTACGGGACAATCAGAACTGGCGAGAGTACCGCCGGGCCGATATTGCGGTTCTGCAACGCTTTTATCAACTGACCAAGGATGAGCTGCTGTCCCAGGAAGAAGCGGCGCTCCTGCTTGTCAATCAGGAAGAGAGCGAAGCCCCCTCGCCTGCCACCGTGTCTGCGAGCTTGGAGACAGCCACGGCCCCCGCTCCCCGGATCCAGCCGCAAACCAGCCCGCTGGAACTGCAGGTTCGCGAGCTGGCTGCCCATGTCAAGCGGCAGGACGCTGCGCACGAGGCCCTGCTGGAGCGGATCGAAAAGCAGGAAGCGTACATTCGCAGCAGCCTCAAGGAGCGGGACCGCCGTCTGACCAAAGCGATGAGCGACATCATGGACGCCAAAGCCCAGATCGCCAAAATGAAGGAGGAGAAGCGCAAAACGTCTATCTGGCACAAGCTCCTTCGATTGAACTGA